In Penaeus chinensis breed Huanghai No. 1 chromosome 11, ASM1920278v2, whole genome shotgun sequence, a genomic segment contains:
- the LOC125030607 gene encoding mucin-2-like isoform X3 gives MKLLRAVVMAALAAAGATMSVSEKGGEASNAWEPELLQETEKDLESNRLLRKDTALEDAAGGGEAAQDAWWQRDEAAEDAIAGTRRRGGAVVNGTVKGCVAAGAVFAEGSAMASPDECSYCFCIRGSRRCVAPKCLLPVSGCKPRYRTFSCCPSDYDCQDAGATTTTTEKTTLECVVEGRRYGVGARVETASGPCEACFCVGGEVRCVTTTCAPPLDGCTPVMEPGRCCPVKYDCDGDTSKNQLLQLLKAKAMGSDRRPEEWHTNMARRSTSGDGVIVDTSDPQLLAFLVDGDGEQDFASVTEAAPDYVTEPEEPLPSEESEGKLPPSRKLRPIKRPLSRFMSRPSPEEISKRRAQSRFRVDRPPTRISRPSNPNASRPLRPTRPSRRGSQSLIYRFRQRTRPGNEQDRNATENSNTSAPISTSRAPFPAAVTSPVPPITAAPAADGDADEEGVTSVQDLEALLSSTSTTASPPTTPAESTSKPSTTLAMPSTTTLAPEVAAASTPAASKGTQVETGPEVSGVSGVGEVFWIKDVRGGTSAAPPRPLPDISTREPVKVGTGMNVKGSLKNAVKFGPIYILDNRVRTDRQHRAENATETETTLEVEELTVTDIPEEETTILIKETTLSTKDTVVENENEGPREETTPNTDKIVDGDGLASEITTSLPVPSPQETTIKSVSEETPSTTTVPSEPTAEEGASSSTVATTQDEASVTDEFSTYADIEYIDPDTDFPSYDITVGTSVLASPPSGPEPVGVGEVIPVELEPQHKAPADSFDLEPEHKSPEELEPEHKDTEESEPSTESPQASFIGTLLNYFTRPERPERPRPIRPPRPPFSSRPGPDIRPRPGLGGRPLRPGLDGRPRPEFRPRPGLNSRPRPGLDFRPRPGIDTVPPPELEPARPSDVEDSPTPETEDGTLPALEDRPVLDAETLPDEEAGAQSDAEELADPKLDVRPELEERPRPNLGSRPRPGLVNRPRPGGNFIPPRFRFTPATTAEEEPATDPSITIPTSPESQPSTTSAPHFTLPSILPKPIHSPPALVPIRPDFIPTRTEDAPVRPIGPFTRPAIQAGGSVDLPSEPVMEGGFQGIRDEGEGINPAFDYIEYDSDGEPTLPPSLPNLKIIPFVAADALTNQDASFSGEDFRSTPRPFVAASAGEGASDDGQPETTEEAATSTTTRRPLIRPADRRPPVLPPRRQFRPSPGDSTTRRPFLPFRRPSNNTTRKPFGRPSFTSTPEPEDSEDAEDSESRLTLANRDRPFARPAFIPPRRPSTSATTTEATEAPTDPPTTRPTAAPFSIPELLPILLTTRPQPIEIATTPTTTSRPIQSDDIANLLLQDAFEFPEGQSSPPVRFTPARPTPKPIVPVKLPEIPSAVRDQFPLAIDPAVASGLLKLSACNILGRMYKVGEKISELSATCKECQCTPVGVQCLPVC, from the exons AGAAGGACCTCGAGAGCAACAGGCTGCTCCGGAAGGATACGGCTTTGGAGGACGCAGCGGGAGGCGGTGAGGCGGCGCAGGATGCTTGGTGGCAGCGGGACGAGGCGGCGGAGGATGCCATAGCGGGAACGCGGCGTCGGGGAGGCGCCGTCGTCAACGGTACCGTCAAGG GTTGCGTCGCCGCCGGGGCTGTGTTCGCGGAGGGGTCGGCCATGGCGTCCCCCGACGAGTGCTCCTACTGCTTCTGCATCCGAGGCAGCCGGCGTTGCGTGGCGCCCAAGTGCCTCCTGCCCGTGAGCGGCTGCAAGCCTCGCTATCGCACCTTCTCCTGCTGCCCCTCCGACTACGACTGCC AGGATGCTGGCGCGACGACGACCACCACCGAAAAGACAACTCTGG AGTGCGTGGTGGAGGGCCGCAGGTACGGCGTAGGGGCGCGAGTGGAAACCGCCAGCGGGCCCTGCGAGGCCTGCTTCTGCGTGGGCGGCGAAGTGCGCTGCGTCACGACGACCTGCGCGCCGCCATTGGACGGCTGCACGCCCGTCATGGAGCCCGGCCGCTGCTGCCCCGTCAAGTACGACTGCG ATGGTGACACAAGCAAAAATCAACTTCTGCAGCTGCTCAAG GCGAAGGCGATGGGCAGCGACCGGAGGCCCGAGGAGTGGCACACCAACATGGCCCGCAGGAGTACCTCTGGAGACGGCGTCATCGTGGACACCAGTGATCCCCAG TTGTTAGCCTTCCTGGTAGATGGTGATGGAGAGCAAGATTTTGCCAGTGTAACCGAGGCAGCCCCTGATTATGTAACGGAACCCGAGGAGCCTCTTCCGTCCGAGGAGTCTGAGGGCAAGTTGCCTCCTAGTAGAAAGTTACGCCCCATAAAGCGCCCTCTGTCGAGGTTTATGTCACGCCCGTCGCCCGAGGAGATCTCCAAGCGCCGGGCTCAGTCTCGGTTCCGAGTGGATCGCCCGCCCACCCGGATCTCCCGCCCTTCGAACCCCAATGCTTCCCGCCCCCTACGCCCTACCCGGCCCTCCCGCCGCGGCAGCCAGAGCCTCATCTACCGCTTCCGCCAGCGCACCAGGCCAGGCAACGAGCAAGACCGCAACGCCACAGAAAACAGCAATACCTCAGCTCCCATATCTACCTCACGTGCCCCCTTCCCGGCTGCTGTTACCTCGCCCGTCCCTCCCATCACGGCCGCCCCCGCAGCTGACGGCGATGCGGACGAGGAAGGTGTTACTTCTGTCCAAGACTTAGAGGCTTTACTCAGTTCTACCTCCACCACAGCGAGCCCCCCAACCACCCCTGCTGAGTCCACTTCCAAGCCCTCCACTACTCTTGCCAtgccctccaccacaaccctggCCCCCGAGGTCGCCGCCGCTTCGACCCCAGCCGCCTCTAAGGGGACCCAAGTCGAAACTGGACCGGAG GTGTCTGGAGTCAGTGGCGTCGGCGAAGTCTTCTGGATAAAGGATGTACGAGGAGGAACTTCTGCTGCCCCACCAAGACCCCTTCCTGACATCAGTACGAGAGAGCCTGTGAAGGTTGGTACAGGCATGAATGTCAAAGGAAGCCTTAAGAATGCTGTTAAGTTTGGACCTATCTACATTCTGGATAACAGGGTACGAACCGACCGCCAGCACAGGGCTGAAAAtgccacagaaacagaaacaactcTTGAGGTGGAAGAACTGACTGTAACAGACATTCCTGAGGAGGAGACGACCATCCTGATCAAGGAAACGACGCTGTCTACTAAGGACACTGTtgtggaaaatgaaaatgagggacCTCGGGAAGAAACCACTCCAAATACAGATAAAATTGTTGATGGTGACGGATTGGCGAGCGAAATAACCACTTCACTGCCTGTCCCTTCACCCCAAGAAACGACTATCAAATCGGTGAGTGAAGAGACACCTTCCACAACCACAGTTCCATCTGAACCCACAGCTGAAGAGGGAGCTTCATCCTCAACGGTTGCAACCACACAAGATGAAGCCTCCGTCACCGATGAATTTAGTACCTACGCAGACATTGAATACATTGATCCAGATACAGACTTCCCTTCATATGATATAACAGTAGGAACCTCTGTACTAGCTTCCCCTCCTTCTGGGCCTGAGCCCGTAGGAGTGGGCGAAGTGATTCCAGTGGAATTAGAGCCGCAGCACAAGGCGCCTGCAGACTCATTCGACCTGGAACCCGAACACAAATCACCAGAGGAGTTAGAACCAGAGCACAAAGACACAGAAGAAAGCGAGCCTTCCACCGAATCCCCGCAAGCTTCCTTTATAGGAACACTTTTGAACTACTTTACGCGGCCCGAACGACCTGAGCGGCCAAGACCAATCAGACCACCACGACCACCTTTCAGCTCTCGTCCAGGACCAGACATCAGGCCGCGTCCTGGCCTAGGAGGCAGACCACTGCGACCAGGACTAGATGGCAGACCACGACCAGAATTTAGACCACGTCCTGGACTAAACAGCAGACCACGGCCAGGCCTAGACTTCAGACCACGCCCAGGAATAGACACTGTACCTCCTCCTGAACTGGAACCCGCACGACCCTCCGACGTCGAAGACAGCCCAACTCCAGAGACAGAAGATGGAACACTTCCAGCACTGGAAGACAGGCCAGTTCTAGATGCAGAGACCCTGCCAGATGAAGAAGCTGGTGCCCAGTCAGATGCGGAAGAACTGGCAGATCCTAAATTAGACGTACGCCCAGAGCTGGAAGAAAGGCCACGTCCAAACCTGGGAAGCAGACCTCGTCCTGGCTTAGTAAACAGACCCCGCCCGGGAGGAAATTTCATTCCACCCAGATTCCGCTTCACTCCAGCAACAACGGCAGAGGAGGAGCCTGCCACAGACCCTTCCATCACCATACCAACTTCCCCAGAGTCTCAACCCTCAACTACCAGTGCCCCTCACTTCACGCTCCCGTCTATCCTACCGAAGCCCATCCACAGCCCGCCCGCCCTCGTGCCCATCCGCCCTGACTTCATCCCGACCCGGACGGAGGACGCTCCCGTGCGTCCCATTGGCCCATTCACTCGGCCAGCCATCCAGGCGGGAGGGTCGGTCGACCTGCCGTCCGAGCCAGTCATGGAAGGAGGTTTCCAGGGAATTAGGGACGAAGGCGAAGGCATCAACCCTGCGTTTGACTACATCGAGTATGACTCGGACGGAGAACCGACGCTGCCCCCATCACTGCCAAACCTGAA GATTATTCCGTTTGTGGCAGCTGATGCTCTCACCAATCAAGATGCTAGCTTCAGCGGAGAGGACTTCCGCTCAACGCCTCGCCCCTTCGTCGCAGCGTCTGCCG GCGAGGGCGCGAGCGACGACGGCCAGCCCGAGACGACCGAGGAGGCCGCTACGAGCACCACGACGCGCCGCCCGCTCATCCGCCCCGCCGACCGCCGGCCGCCCGTCCTGCCGCCCCGCAGGCAGTTCCGCCCATCCCCAGGCGACTCGACGACGCGCcgccccttcctacccttccggCGCCCTAGCAACAACACAACGCGCAAGCCTTTCGGCCGCCCTTCCTTCACGTCCACCCCGGAGCCCGAGGACTCCGAAGACGCCGAGGACTCGGAGTCGCGTCTGACCCTCGCCAACCGAGATCGCCCGTTTGCTCGTCCAGCATTCATTCCCCCACGCCGCCCCTCCACCTCGGCGACCACGACAGAAGCCACCGAAGCGCCGACGGACCCCCCCACCACTCGACccacagctgctcccttttccATCCCAGAACTGCTGCCGATCCTGCTAACGACTCGGCCGCAGCCAATCGAAATCGCTACGACTCCCACGACTACTTCTCGGCCGATCCAATCTGACGATATtgccaacctcctcctccaagaTGCCTTCGAGTTTCCCGAGGGCCAAAGCTCGCCCCCGGTGAGATTCACACCCGCACGACCCACCCCCAAGCCCATCGTGCCGGTGAAGCTGCCCGAAATCCCGTCGGCCGTGCGGGACCAGTTCCCTCTGGCCATCGACCCTGCTGTCGCATCCG GTCTTCTGAAGCTCTCCGCATGCAACATCTTAGGCAGAATGTACAAAGTTGGAGAAAAGATTTCAGAACTCTCCGCCACGTGCAAGGAATGCCAGTGTACTCCAGTGGGCGTGCAGTGCCTCCCCGTGTGCTAG
- the LOC125030607 gene encoding mucin-2-like isoform X1, with the protein MKLLRAVVMAALAAAGATMSVSEKGGEASNAWEPELLQETATTVWPEHGCHYDGAWFAPGELVPSQEPCLNCSCLDETLVCHLRVCAHVPDPVPEGCYVVKKTSECCGQVVCEKDLESNRLLRKDTALEDAAGGGEAAQDAWWQRDEAAEDAIAGTRRRGGAVVNGTVKGCVAAGAVFAEGSAMASPDECSYCFCIRGSRRCVAPKCLLPVSGCKPRYRTFSCCPSDYDCQDAGATTTTTEKTTLECVVEGRRYGVGARVETASGPCEACFCVGGEVRCVTTTCAPPLDGCTPVMEPGRCCPVKYDCDGDTSKNQLLQLLKAKAMGSDRRPEEWHTNMARRSTSGDGVIVDTSDPQLLAFLVDGDGEQDFASVTEAAPDYVTEPEEPLPSEESEGKLPPSRKLRPIKRPLSRFMSRPSPEEISKRRAQSRFRVDRPPTRISRPSNPNASRPLRPTRPSRRGSQSLIYRFRQRTRPGNEQDRNATENSNTSAPISTSRAPFPAAVTSPVPPITAAPAADGDADEEGVTSVQDLEALLSSTSTTASPPTTPAESTSKPSTTLAMPSTTTLAPEVAAASTPAASKGTQVETGPEVSGVSGVGEVFWIKDVRGGTSAAPPRPLPDISTREPVKVGTGMNVKGSLKNAVKFGPIYILDNRVRTDRQHRAENATETETTLEVEELTVTDIPEEETTILIKETTLSTKDTVVENENEGPREETTPNTDKIVDGDGLASEITTSLPVPSPQETTIKSVSEETPSTTTVPSEPTAEEGASSSTVATTQDEASVTDEFSTYADIEYIDPDTDFPSYDITVGTSVLASPPSGPEPVGVGEVIPVELEPQHKAPADSFDLEPEHKSPEELEPEHKDTEESEPSTESPQASFIGTLLNYFTRPERPERPRPIRPPRPPFSSRPGPDIRPRPGLGGRPLRPGLDGRPRPEFRPRPGLNSRPRPGLDFRPRPGIDTVPPPELEPARPSDVEDSPTPETEDGTLPALEDRPVLDAETLPDEEAGAQSDAEELADPKLDVRPELEERPRPNLGSRPRPGLVNRPRPGGNFIPPRFRFTPATTAEEEPATDPSITIPTSPESQPSTTSAPHFTLPSILPKPIHSPPALVPIRPDFIPTRTEDAPVRPIGPFTRPAIQAGGSVDLPSEPVMEGGFQGIRDEGEGINPAFDYIEYDSDGEPTLPPSLPNLKIIPFVAADALTNQDASFSGEDFRSTPRPFVAASAGEGASDDGQPETTEEAATSTTTRRPLIRPADRRPPVLPPRRQFRPSPGDSTTRRPFLPFRRPSNNTTRKPFGRPSFTSTPEPEDSEDAEDSESRLTLANRDRPFARPAFIPPRRPSTSATTTEATEAPTDPPTTRPTAAPFSIPELLPILLTTRPQPIEIATTPTTTSRPIQSDDIANLLLQDAFEFPEGQSSPPVRFTPARPTPKPIVPVKLPEIPSAVRDQFPLAIDPAVASGLLKLSACNILGRMYKVGEKISELSATCKECQCTPVGVQCLPVC; encoded by the exons AGAAGGACCTCGAGAGCAACAGGCTGCTCCGGAAGGATACGGCTTTGGAGGACGCAGCGGGAGGCGGTGAGGCGGCGCAGGATGCTTGGTGGCAGCGGGACGAGGCGGCGGAGGATGCCATAGCGGGAACGCGGCGTCGGGGAGGCGCCGTCGTCAACGGTACCGTCAAGG GTTGCGTCGCCGCCGGGGCTGTGTTCGCGGAGGGGTCGGCCATGGCGTCCCCCGACGAGTGCTCCTACTGCTTCTGCATCCGAGGCAGCCGGCGTTGCGTGGCGCCCAAGTGCCTCCTGCCCGTGAGCGGCTGCAAGCCTCGCTATCGCACCTTCTCCTGCTGCCCCTCCGACTACGACTGCC AGGATGCTGGCGCGACGACGACCACCACCGAAAAGACAACTCTGG AGTGCGTGGTGGAGGGCCGCAGGTACGGCGTAGGGGCGCGAGTGGAAACCGCCAGCGGGCCCTGCGAGGCCTGCTTCTGCGTGGGCGGCGAAGTGCGCTGCGTCACGACGACCTGCGCGCCGCCATTGGACGGCTGCACGCCCGTCATGGAGCCCGGCCGCTGCTGCCCCGTCAAGTACGACTGCG ATGGTGACACAAGCAAAAATCAACTTCTGCAGCTGCTCAAG GCGAAGGCGATGGGCAGCGACCGGAGGCCCGAGGAGTGGCACACCAACATGGCCCGCAGGAGTACCTCTGGAGACGGCGTCATCGTGGACACCAGTGATCCCCAG TTGTTAGCCTTCCTGGTAGATGGTGATGGAGAGCAAGATTTTGCCAGTGTAACCGAGGCAGCCCCTGATTATGTAACGGAACCCGAGGAGCCTCTTCCGTCCGAGGAGTCTGAGGGCAAGTTGCCTCCTAGTAGAAAGTTACGCCCCATAAAGCGCCCTCTGTCGAGGTTTATGTCACGCCCGTCGCCCGAGGAGATCTCCAAGCGCCGGGCTCAGTCTCGGTTCCGAGTGGATCGCCCGCCCACCCGGATCTCCCGCCCTTCGAACCCCAATGCTTCCCGCCCCCTACGCCCTACCCGGCCCTCCCGCCGCGGCAGCCAGAGCCTCATCTACCGCTTCCGCCAGCGCACCAGGCCAGGCAACGAGCAAGACCGCAACGCCACAGAAAACAGCAATACCTCAGCTCCCATATCTACCTCACGTGCCCCCTTCCCGGCTGCTGTTACCTCGCCCGTCCCTCCCATCACGGCCGCCCCCGCAGCTGACGGCGATGCGGACGAGGAAGGTGTTACTTCTGTCCAAGACTTAGAGGCTTTACTCAGTTCTACCTCCACCACAGCGAGCCCCCCAACCACCCCTGCTGAGTCCACTTCCAAGCCCTCCACTACTCTTGCCAtgccctccaccacaaccctggCCCCCGAGGTCGCCGCCGCTTCGACCCCAGCCGCCTCTAAGGGGACCCAAGTCGAAACTGGACCGGAG GTGTCTGGAGTCAGTGGCGTCGGCGAAGTCTTCTGGATAAAGGATGTACGAGGAGGAACTTCTGCTGCCCCACCAAGACCCCTTCCTGACATCAGTACGAGAGAGCCTGTGAAGGTTGGTACAGGCATGAATGTCAAAGGAAGCCTTAAGAATGCTGTTAAGTTTGGACCTATCTACATTCTGGATAACAGGGTACGAACCGACCGCCAGCACAGGGCTGAAAAtgccacagaaacagaaacaactcTTGAGGTGGAAGAACTGACTGTAACAGACATTCCTGAGGAGGAGACGACCATCCTGATCAAGGAAACGACGCTGTCTACTAAGGACACTGTtgtggaaaatgaaaatgagggacCTCGGGAAGAAACCACTCCAAATACAGATAAAATTGTTGATGGTGACGGATTGGCGAGCGAAATAACCACTTCACTGCCTGTCCCTTCACCCCAAGAAACGACTATCAAATCGGTGAGTGAAGAGACACCTTCCACAACCACAGTTCCATCTGAACCCACAGCTGAAGAGGGAGCTTCATCCTCAACGGTTGCAACCACACAAGATGAAGCCTCCGTCACCGATGAATTTAGTACCTACGCAGACATTGAATACATTGATCCAGATACAGACTTCCCTTCATATGATATAACAGTAGGAACCTCTGTACTAGCTTCCCCTCCTTCTGGGCCTGAGCCCGTAGGAGTGGGCGAAGTGATTCCAGTGGAATTAGAGCCGCAGCACAAGGCGCCTGCAGACTCATTCGACCTGGAACCCGAACACAAATCACCAGAGGAGTTAGAACCAGAGCACAAAGACACAGAAGAAAGCGAGCCTTCCACCGAATCCCCGCAAGCTTCCTTTATAGGAACACTTTTGAACTACTTTACGCGGCCCGAACGACCTGAGCGGCCAAGACCAATCAGACCACCACGACCACCTTTCAGCTCTCGTCCAGGACCAGACATCAGGCCGCGTCCTGGCCTAGGAGGCAGACCACTGCGACCAGGACTAGATGGCAGACCACGACCAGAATTTAGACCACGTCCTGGACTAAACAGCAGACCACGGCCAGGCCTAGACTTCAGACCACGCCCAGGAATAGACACTGTACCTCCTCCTGAACTGGAACCCGCACGACCCTCCGACGTCGAAGACAGCCCAACTCCAGAGACAGAAGATGGAACACTTCCAGCACTGGAAGACAGGCCAGTTCTAGATGCAGAGACCCTGCCAGATGAAGAAGCTGGTGCCCAGTCAGATGCGGAAGAACTGGCAGATCCTAAATTAGACGTACGCCCAGAGCTGGAAGAAAGGCCACGTCCAAACCTGGGAAGCAGACCTCGTCCTGGCTTAGTAAACAGACCCCGCCCGGGAGGAAATTTCATTCCACCCAGATTCCGCTTCACTCCAGCAACAACGGCAGAGGAGGAGCCTGCCACAGACCCTTCCATCACCATACCAACTTCCCCAGAGTCTCAACCCTCAACTACCAGTGCCCCTCACTTCACGCTCCCGTCTATCCTACCGAAGCCCATCCACAGCCCGCCCGCCCTCGTGCCCATCCGCCCTGACTTCATCCCGACCCGGACGGAGGACGCTCCCGTGCGTCCCATTGGCCCATTCACTCGGCCAGCCATCCAGGCGGGAGGGTCGGTCGACCTGCCGTCCGAGCCAGTCATGGAAGGAGGTTTCCAGGGAATTAGGGACGAAGGCGAAGGCATCAACCCTGCGTTTGACTACATCGAGTATGACTCGGACGGAGAACCGACGCTGCCCCCATCACTGCCAAACCTGAA GATTATTCCGTTTGTGGCAGCTGATGCTCTCACCAATCAAGATGCTAGCTTCAGCGGAGAGGACTTCCGCTCAACGCCTCGCCCCTTCGTCGCAGCGTCTGCCG GCGAGGGCGCGAGCGACGACGGCCAGCCCGAGACGACCGAGGAGGCCGCTACGAGCACCACGACGCGCCGCCCGCTCATCCGCCCCGCCGACCGCCGGCCGCCCGTCCTGCCGCCCCGCAGGCAGTTCCGCCCATCCCCAGGCGACTCGACGACGCGCcgccccttcctacccttccggCGCCCTAGCAACAACACAACGCGCAAGCCTTTCGGCCGCCCTTCCTTCACGTCCACCCCGGAGCCCGAGGACTCCGAAGACGCCGAGGACTCGGAGTCGCGTCTGACCCTCGCCAACCGAGATCGCCCGTTTGCTCGTCCAGCATTCATTCCCCCACGCCGCCCCTCCACCTCGGCGACCACGACAGAAGCCACCGAAGCGCCGACGGACCCCCCCACCACTCGACccacagctgctcccttttccATCCCAGAACTGCTGCCGATCCTGCTAACGACTCGGCCGCAGCCAATCGAAATCGCTACGACTCCCACGACTACTTCTCGGCCGATCCAATCTGACGATATtgccaacctcctcctccaagaTGCCTTCGAGTTTCCCGAGGGCCAAAGCTCGCCCCCGGTGAGATTCACACCCGCACGACCCACCCCCAAGCCCATCGTGCCGGTGAAGCTGCCCGAAATCCCGTCGGCCGTGCGGGACCAGTTCCCTCTGGCCATCGACCCTGCTGTCGCATCCG GTCTTCTGAAGCTCTCCGCATGCAACATCTTAGGCAGAATGTACAAAGTTGGAGAAAAGATTTCAGAACTCTCCGCCACGTGCAAGGAATGCCAGTGTACTCCAGTGGGCGTGCAGTGCCTCCCCGTGTGCTAG